The Juglans microcarpa x Juglans regia isolate MS1-56 chromosome 2D, Jm3101_v1.0, whole genome shotgun sequence DNA window ACCGGCATTAGTGAAGCAGGCCAACCTTGCTCCTGTTGCCGCTGAGACTGATGCTCCTAGCATCGAGGCTtaaagattttatttgttttgttacactttttccttttttttttttacacatgtatCTACATTTTGTCACTCAGcagcttgtatatatatacatactgaCTAATACACATATCTTGTTCATCATGTCTCACCTTTgcctcttttccttctttttttttactttttgtttttgggtggcCGGCCTGGGGGACCATGGTACAGAGGTCCGTAAAGCTCCTACCTACCCCTATGGCTGGTCACACTACACTTGCTTATCCTCTATGGATAGTTGTTCTTGGAATACGACCATCGTTTTAATTGCTATTTGGGCAGTCATGTCCAGTCATACCTTTAAATTTTATCGGCCCACTCCCCTAGTGTCCAGTTTAACCTTTCTAACCCCGTTGACTTCTTATCCTTTTGTTCGTGTCTCTAATACTgtcttccttcattttttttttggctctcTATGCAAGCTTCTAGGCTCTGAAAGCAGCCATAGTTTGTTAGGTTGACCTGTCTTGTTGACTATTCAGCAGCCTTGGGTTGGGTAATGGCTAGAGGCCCAGCTGGCTCTAAGTAGTGGGAATAAATCCCTTATAGTTACCCTGTTAATTCTTTCTAGACGAGTCTAGAAAGAATTCTTCTTATCTCCTCTAACCTTATGCCCTATCAAGTTCCCAGCCTGCCTGATCGTAAGCTGAGTGACCATTCGCATTTTGCATACGTGGCAACACAACGCTAGTTACATTTCTACATTAAATGGCGCCCCTTCAATTTCTGTGACATGGATCCATTTTTTTACTAGCATTAATTTTGCATATCGTATCAGTAGATATACTCTGGAGCTGTTGCGATAATCAAGAGATTCTGGTTCTCTAGGGGGAGACATGGTGATTCATGGAGTTATGGAGCCTCGGGAGGCCAAACGTAAACCATGCCTATATAAGGACCCTTCTCCACATTAGGAAATCCATTATACtcacttcttcattttctcttttcttatgTGCCTCTTGCTTTACTGCTTGGGTTTCCAgttcctttgttttcttttgctttctttccGAAGttcttttgcattttcttcTATCTTTCATGGCTCTGACAAAATCTTTACACCCTAGTGGGCGATGGGTCCTATGGTGGCACTCAGACCGCTGCTAGCTGTGGTGGTCTGAGCGCCAGAGGGTGGAACTGTCAATCTTTCATTATTAGGGTCCCAGACCCTTTGTTCTCAATCTTGCCCTTTTGCTTATTGTGTCTCACTCGTTCTCACCCTTTTACTTACGAGACTTGACTTCAAAGTCATTCTCCGCAACTCGCTACCTGCTTGGTTTCAGTAGTGAATGGCTTAGTTGTTGTGGTGACTGGCCTTTGTTGTTGTGGTGAATGGCCTTTGTTGCTGTGGTGAATGGCTCGGTTGTCGTGGTGCCGTGGTGACTGTCGCTGTGTAAAACACACATAACTGCAGACCCCGAActcattttggttttcttgacTCTGAGAACAGTGAGGTCTTCTGGATCTTTTAGATTATCCCTTGCCGCTTTACGGTCTAGGTTCCCTGGCTGTTTTATGGTTTAGGTCTAGGTCTAGGGTTAAGCACTGAAACTTGTTTTGTTGAATATGTAAGCTTCACAATGTGACTTACTCCTTGTAGCCCTGCGACTTTATAATGTAACTTTTTCCTTGTAGTTTTGTGACTTTATAATGTAATTTGTTCTTTGTAGTTTTGGGACTTTATGATGTAACTTATTCCTTGTAATCTtgcataattaataaatgattttgtgtATCCGACTGTACggtttttgcatttttcttgttgtatttcttcttctttttttcatcattCTGTGCTTACTATCTTCCGTTGTGTGCCATTGTTGCTGTTACTTGTATCTTTTTTCTTGGTATTTGAAGAGTTGATAACCTCGATATGTTTCTTACTTGATGATGCTTATGCAGCCTTTTTGCAGGACTTTGCTTCCTTTTTGGAGATTCTTCTTACTTCGGGTAGTCTTAAGACTTAAACCCACACTCCATTAGAAGGGGTCAGGCTATATCAAATTAGCCCACCCATTTTGGTTCCCCAAGGAGGTAACTTATTCGGGCTGCCACTAGGGCCGTCCGCTCTCTCACTGTGATAGGAGTCGAGGTAAGTTCTTCGGGCCACCTCGAAGGCAAGACCCGCTCTCCTCTACGGGAGGGATAAGACCGCCTTCAGGCCGGTCTTTCCCTGTTGAGTCCTGCAGAGAGGTAAGTCGTTCGGGCAGTATGTTACTAAACCCGCTCCCACTTGTTGACATCATAGGTTAATGTAATATTTTGGGTCAAGCTGGTGCTAGATCCACTTTTCACTCGTAGTGGAGGTTAGTGTAAGTTTTCGAGTTGCTGCAAAAGCCAAATCCACTCTCCTCCACTGGGGAGACAATGTAACCTTTTAGGTTTTACATCTGTTGAAGAGGTAAGTTTTTGAGCAATTTGTCACTGTACCTACTCTTGCCTGTCGATATTTACAAGGAAGGTATAGTTTCTGATTTCGGGTAGCTGAGGACTAACCTGCACCCGGGGCggtaatatgtgacacgattCGTTAATTCAACAAAAACACTACAAGATAAAAGTgggttagggtttagccttAACGAGTTCGGgttaaaacgggttgacccattaagacacGAATGCTTAACAGGTTGATAAcgagtcaacccgttttgacccgttatgacacattaagaaagttaaagttataattatacctttatacctaaaaataaaattgttgggattttaattttgatatttttattgtttaaattataattttggacttgtaattaattttatattttttacagatattgtgattttaacatttatataaaattatactaaatttAACTAGGTCAAATAGGTTCATTTTgggtctgttcaacccatttacgtaaatgaatcaaaacaggttgacacaacccgttatgttaatgggtcatgttagggtttgagattttgacacgataagcttaacgggtcggtGTTTgggttgacccatatagtataatatacatgtcttgacatgACACAAACACTATCCGTCAACatgatttgacacccctaaccTGCACTCAGTGGCAGGAGGGACAAGGTAACcttaaggcctacctttcctTGTGGTATCCCGCAAGGAGGTAAGTTCGGACAATGAATTAGTTGACCGCTCTTTGCCATGACAGGAGCCAAGGTAAGTTTTTCGGGCTTTCTTGAAGGCAGGACCAGCTCTCTTTTGCAGGAGGGATAAGGAGGCCTTTAGGCCGTCCTTTCCTTGGAGTCCCGCAGAAAGGTAAGTTGTTTAGAAGTCTGTTACTGGACCCCCTCTCGTTCATTGATATCACAGAAAATGTAAGTGTTAGATTAGACTGGTGTTGATCTCACTCTTCGTTGCAGCAGATGTGGGGATAATTTATTCGGGAGGGCCGTGAGGCCAATCCCGCTCTCCTCTAAGTGAGGGATAAGACAACCCTTGGACCGACCTTTCCCTATAATGTCCTGCGGGGAGGTGCTCTTAGGGCAGTTTATGACTGGATCCACATTCGATTGTTAGAGTCCGCAAGGAATGTAAATTTTCATCTTTGGGTTGCTAAAGGCTAACCAGCACTCCGCcacgggagggataaggcaatcCTTAGGCATGTCTTTCCCTATGGTGCCCCGTGGGGAGATAATCTGTTGATGATCTTGTTGCCGGAGATTTCGTTAGCCACACTTCTTATTGTTGGTTCCTTACTAGTAATATGAAAGCATGGAGCAGATATTTTGCGTTATCCTAAAAAGtcatgtttttattaaataaaaaggaaagtacAAGTTAGATGAAGAGATGTTACAAAATTAAAGGACACGAAATCCAGGTTTGGGAGGTCTTCATTCATCTTTCTCTTGAAAGCCTTGCACCATCCCTTGCCTCCTCGAAACTAGCAGGGCCAGTTGTAGACAGAGGCCTGCCGTAGTTTCTTCGGTGGTGCTCGGCCTATTCTGTTCTGTTAGTGTCATCCGAGGCGGGCCTCCATCCTTCTATTTTAACTCCTGGATGTAGTATACTCTTGCTGATACTTACTCTCCTTAGACTTCCCCCACTCTCTAGGGAGTTGGAAACTTTCTTTTTAGATGGCATGTCGATGTGACGACCCTTAAGTTGTTGAGGGTAGGCCTCTCGATGATGGCATTTTATGACGACGGAGTTTCACCACCAAGAAGTCGACCATAACAGGGGTCATGCAATGGCTACTCCCCACAAGGACGGATAGCGTGATGGTTCCTACCAGTTGGACAATGCTTCTGGAGAAGTCTTTTAAGGGCATGGGGGTGGGCAGCAGCCAGAAGGCCCTAATACCCATCTTGGCAAAAGCTCCCCAGAATAGGATGTCCGTAGAACTCTTGTTATCGATGAGTATCTTGagggtggtgaagttggcgacaAACATTGTGACCACAAGGGCATCTTCATAGGGGTACAGGACCCATTTTTCATCAGCCTCCTTCAATGAGATTGTCGGAGTAGGGCCGCCCCTTCATTGAAGGCGGGATGATACTCAGCCAAGTATACCTCGTAATATCGGGTCTGTCTGGTGTGTGCTTTCCTACTCAATGAGGTTATGCGCTCTTTATTGAACCGAGCTAAGTAGGACTTCAGGCTATCATCCTCTGTTTGTTTGATACTGAGGAGGTACGCAGTCGGACGTCGCCTCCTCCGACTATACATGAACTGGGTGTTAGGAACAACCTGGCTAGCTCGCCGAAGCTGTCCACCCATCTAGGTACCAGTGACCCGAACCATACATGTTTCGACCCCTCCAGGGTCAGTGGAAATTCCCTGCAAGATATTTTCTCGAGGAAGTCATGCAACGTCATGTGAGCTCCTAAAGGTTTACAAGTGCTCAAGGGGGTCCCTTCCTCTATCATACATCTCTATAGCAGAGATTCTAAACTTTGGTGGTAAAGGAACCGCAATTACTTTCTCAGTATAGGGTAGACCCGTGCTCGTGAGCAACTTGTCTACCGTTGATGACGTACCCACTTTCCTTGCTATTTCCTCGTATTTTCCTTTGAGGTTGTAGAGCTCGTTCTGCATATTTTTCTACTCCTCATCCTTGTTAAGTCCTGCATGCGATCCTATGCGCTCAGTATCGCTGGATCTTGCCCTGCTGTCTTGCTccctttgagatttttttttagttcctcGTTCTCTTTACAGAGTGTCTGTACTTCGCCAATTAGTTTTGTTACCCACTCCTCCATAATTTTCAACCTTGTTTCCATGGTATCTCCCATGTCTCTCCTGAGTTGTTTGGAACAGGTTGTCACAGGCATGAGAATGACACGCAAGATCTCTTACGATCCCATAGACTGCGCCACTGTTAAAGTtgtgtttcgcacacctttggACCAAGCTCCGACAACTCATGTCTTCGAATATGGGCTTGCACAAGGTAGAAATGACTATGGCTTTAAGAGGGTGATCTTGGGGCCAGGTAAccttcgatgccaaagttagtaaatatttttggaaagtAACAAAGAAGTGAATCTAGGGATCAGAAAGAGTATTCTCATACCTGGGATCTACTATTTATACTACAGGTCCGAGGAGCAGATCGTGCCTACTTTCATGAAGTTCTTGTTCCCtatattgtttcttttgttagagtatttaaatgcggcgtggctctgcaatgacgtcattaatgtggaGTGTTGTCTGGGTGGCAGAACCATTAATGTAGCGTGGTTTTTCAACATCCTCCTCTCAGTTTGCCTTCCTTCTGATCTATTCATGACTTCTCTGTTAGTAAATCATTGGTTCCCCACATATCATCCCTGTTGTGCGAGTGGGCACTTGAGGACTGGACACTACTTGAGGGGTCTTCAAATTGACGAGTCTCATCCCCTGCAACACTATCTCTTCTACAGGTCATATACAGAGGAGCCTCTTAGTGGGCTGGGTTAATGGCTTTCTGCTCCAGGTCGGGTTTGATAGGGCCTCTTGGGCCTTGTgggaaaaatccccttacaagGTGGGTACAGAAGACCACATTCGTCTCTATTATCACTTAACTGATACTCATTGTTCAAATAGTTCAGTTTTAGATCCCTACCATGTAAGGATAAGACACAATGACTGTCAAGAAATATGGAGTGTATTTCATCTAGGATATGGATATTGGCTGCTTGTGCCACCTCTTCAATGAACAATGGTAAGGGTGAGTATTAAATGTGTCTACCAaatttgcatactagtataaatgaactcttttttcttgaattattttttaaacatcctcaaccattaggaaaaataaaattcactaatagtcactttattaactattaaaagcataaataaataaataaaaatatgtgttgGTGCATATTTGGTggtcatactatcattttccactCTTCAATATGGAAATGGAAATACTTGCGAATGTAAatttaggctatgtttggatattggattgatttcagatgatctgagttgatatgtaaataataatattttgttgatctcattgagatatattttaatataaataagttgatatatgtgtttaatatatgaagtggcttgaaatgagttttaattttttatgagaagttcaaaaaataatgaatttcattaatgattagtttgaagtGAATTGAAGTGATTTTATCTTCCAAACTAATATTGTTCCAGCTAACAGAAACATCTAGTTTTGTCTGCTTTTACTTTGATTTGTAGTTAGGGGTGTACAGGAACCGCTGGAACTGGCCGAGAACCGATCAAACAGCCGCCAGAGCATGAAACCGGCCAGAACCGACAAGGACTAGTCGACAAGTGAGAGGATTTGAGGGAAAACTGATATCGACGATTTTGTGCCAATTTGAACCACTGGGAAACCACTAAACTAACCGATCCggtctattttttaaaaatatattatataaaatggcGTCATTTCTCTCAAATgagtgaaacggcgtcgttttaagACCTGgaagttaaacaaaaaattatagaatgGTGTTGTTTGGCTTTAAGCCAAACGGTGCCGTTTCTAAATGGATTAATAAcccccattcttcttcttccccatgtcttcttcttctttagttcCTCGTCTGCAACTTTATTCTAAACTCCCATGGCAGACGATGGTGCGgcacatcttcttcttcctcagctCCTCCTCCTTCACAGAAGACATCGACGGTAGATCAAAGACCGCACCGACACACGTCGAGACCGATATGATCGGTTTTCTCTCCCTAATCGATCGGTTTCGGCCGATTCAATAGACTCATAGCAGACATTGGTGGGGTCTCAGTTTGGCATCAAAATTGACGCCGATCCATCGGTGTACAGCCCTACTTGCAATTTCATAGTTTGTTTGACATTGTTATACGAAGATATATTGTTAGAAAAGGGTGATGACCTTATCATGGAAGTTACCCAagccttttgtaaaaaataaaaatattttagcttcAAATAGATCTCACGTCccataaaatgtaaatacacaaatattttaacgtagtatattagattgtaaaattatttttattataaaatagatctaatattgcatataaagtcatattagtttatgaaattatttttatagaatctctttaTAGTTGTAACACTTCTCTTGTCAAAAACACTCCTTGCGATACAACTGTAAAGATAACACCTagattttgaatctttgatctTCACTCAATGTCGAATTTGTGCATACTTTGGAGTAACCTTTTCCAAAATTGACTTCCTTGTAAGAGGTTGCCATAATCTAAAGTAGGGGTGTACAATTTTCGGTCCGGACCAAAAAAATCGATCAGACAGAAAACTGTGCTGGTCGGTTTTGGTCCCATAAAATTGTGGACCAAAGAAATGCGGTCCGGTCCCGAGGTTTATAAATTTTGGATCAGATCAGATCAGaccgaactatatatatatttaaaatagttttaataatttaatatattatttttatatagtataagttaatgatataatttttatctaatttattatcattgaccatataaaatataaaataatatatactataaattaataattaatcataaatcataaatcatgtgataatttatgtcattatatgtaaatagttaatacatcatacattcatacatattctactatttatacttaattaaattaagtattttttttaaatatctaagtTGCAATCAAGCAtaaataatctatgtacaatgaaattatttgatattcattaatcatacataaaatatatgacattattaataattatgcatattaAAGATTAAAGTATAAGTTAGTAAGTaataactatcaacatcataaatataattatagttaaatatttttttaatgagttagttatataatctacactaataattcacttaatttaaattttattaatttaaataatttttttattaatttatttacaaaaaaaatgaaagaaaataagaacataATTGGGCCAAAATGAACAGACCAGACCGATAGCTATTAGTCCAGTCCAGTTCTGTCCCTATAGGTATTCGGTCCAGTCTGGTCTGAAAAAATAAGTTTCAGTTCATCACCACTAGACTGTACCGGATCGATTTACACCCCAAATCTAAAGCTAGATTTGTCATGTTTTTCTGTTTCTTAGGTTTCATTCTCACATTCCCAGCTTCTTCTTCAGAATCAGAGGTACAATTATAATTACCCACCATGAGATTTAGAACAAAGAGTTTATTGAATGGGGAATTGTTTGAACCCTTACTAGCAGGAGATAAAGGAAATGTTTCCTACGCTTCAATGTGCTGAAACAatatttacaaaacaaaatacttaaaatccagaaaatacttaaaataatcATACACATACACAAACATAATACatttcaacaaaagaaaaatgcatttttctATAGAACAATAAAAGATGtcaaggaaaatatttgattaaattatCTCTATTCaacattgaattatttgattCAGATTGACAATTACAAATAGTTTTAATTCTACAAAATTATGGTTCATGCATGAAATGTACACAATTAGGTCAAAGTTAATTCCTAAATTCAAAATcctaaaacattatatttttaaatagacatgAAGATGATTggggaaaaaaattatctcttaaatgtacaaagaataaaaatgtaatgattttataaattaaatttctaaatttacatgatttaattatttaagattatgaaatatttttattataaaatgcgTCAAAAGTGAAATTAAACATGGCCTAAAAGTAATGTTGAAACCTATTGTTATGGCATTACGTTATAGCCACTGAAACAAAAGGTCCTAAAAATAGCGTTAATTTCTGAAGTAGGGACGTTGATCCTTCCTCCTGGAGCAGATGAGATAGCGGCAAAAACCTCAAAAGTCTCAAACCCAACCTCCTTCGAAATCGTTTTTCTAGTCACCTCCACCCCCCAAAACACCATTCTCAGAGACACCattaatgtttcttttgtgCCCCTTTTCTACTTCTTAAACTCAATTCCTCAATGGCGCTTAAATGGCCCATCCCCTGCCCAATCTTCACGCCGCCGCCACTACCTGTGAACCCCAATTCGAACCCTTCACAGCACCGCCCGTCCACGGAGGTCCGGTTCTCCCGCTGGAACAACGCCAACGCCCAGAAATTCGAAGAACGCAGACGTGCCCAGAAGGAAATTGAAGACGACATCCGCCGCGAGCGCCGCTTCGAGTCCGCCACCCGAATCGCCGACAGTCATGAAACTGACACTATCACCACCACCGAAACGTTCAAGTCCGTTGGCACACCCTCCTTTCCTTCCGCCCCTTCAATTCCGGGCAAGAGATCTAAGTACTCCAAAAACCCCAACCCTGACCCCAAAAATGTTCATCCCGCCTTTCGCCGAACCCAGAAAACGATTAAAATCCCCAACTTTTCCCAACCACAGTCACAACCAAGACCGGCAGCTCGGGACGCCAATATCACCATCGGTCCCGATGGGGTTTCCTACGTTATCGACGGAGCTCCGTTTGAATTCAAGTACAGTTACACGGAGACCCCAAAAGCGAAGCCGTTGAGGCTGCGCGAGCCGCCTTTCGTACCGTTTGGGCCGACAACAATGCCCCGACCGTGGACTGGGCGGGCCCCGTTGCCGCCGAGCAAAAAGCAGCTCAAGGAGTTCGATTCCTTCCAGTTGCCGCCGCCGAATAAGAAGGGTGTCAAACCGGTTCAGTCGCCCGGCCCGTTCTTGGCCGGGTCGGGCCCGCGGCCCGCGAGGTCGAGGGAGGAGATATTGGGTGAGCCGTTGACGAAGGAGGAGATTGCGGACTTGGTCAAAGCATGCATTAAAACGAAGCGTCAATTGAATATGGGTAATTAATGGAACTTTGTTGGTTTTTATTCTTatgttttctcctttttctgaggattttctttttccacttCTGGTGCAATTCAACGTTGGTTTGCTTGAATTTATTGATTCTCTTTTATCTTATCTCGAATGTAAGTTACTAAGTTTCTTAGcgttattttgttagttttggtGTTTCTTTTTTGTCCTCTCCACGGAGATTGAATAACTTGAAGAAATTGTGATGAATGCTTTTAACTGGATTAGTGTAGTAGCAGAGGGTTTTTTCCTAAGAAAAATGTTGCAAATCTCTTGCACACTGACACTGTGTTCTCTTTACGATTATTTGTTCGTTTCTCAGGAAGAGATGGTTTGACACATAACATGTTGGATAACATCCATGCTCTCTGGAAGAGGCGGCGAGTGTGCAAGATAAAATGCAAGGGCGTGTGTACAGTGGACATGGACAACGTGCACCAGCAACTAGAGGTTGGTTTCTTGCTACTGCTACTCCATGCCTCTATTGCCCTATGCGGCTAAGCATGCCTTGCTGATTAAGTCACCCGTACTGTTAATGACTTAGgtgcagtttggatagtgaattgagatgagatgggttgagatgaaagttgaaaattgaataaaatattgttagaatattattattgttttgggatttgaaaaaaattgaattgtgtattatattttgtatgggaatttgggaaagttgtaataatgagatgagatgagataaaacactttcactataCAAATGGGACCTTAATCTTACTTTTTCCACATGTAACGTAGGATAACTAGTTCTTGAATAGTCAAAATAGTCTACTTCTATCATAAACCGTTACAATGTGCGTCTGGGTGATGTTGTCATCATGCATTATTTGGGGCGATTTGACATTGTCTTatccttttttcttcaaattaatgTTCCTAAGGGTATATGATATGACAGGAGAGAACTGGTGGGAAAATTATTTATCGTAAAGGTGGGGTGCTATTCCTCTTCCGAGGAAGAAACTACAACTATAGAACTCGTCCCCGATTTCCTCTCATGCTTTGGAAACCTGTTCCCCCAGTATATCCAAGGCTGATTCGGCAGGTTCCAGAGGGTCTAACACATGAAGAAGCAACTGAGATGCGCAACAAGGGGCAGAAACTTATACCAATATGCAAGCTAGGTAACACTCCTTTTGTTGAGTTTATGTATAGATTGactataaatattcaaattgcTCCCaagtaaattgatatttttccaTGGTTTGTATGTCACACAGCAAAAAATGGCGTGTACTGTGACCTAGTAAAAAATGTCAGAGAGGCATTTGAAGAGTGTGAACTGGTCCGAATAGATTGTCAAGGGATAAATGGGAGCGACTACCGAAGAATAGGTGCCAAACTCAAGGTCTGGTAAACTTTGGTTAGTCATGTTTTCCCATGTGTAGAAGAAATGAAACAGTTCCCTCAATTCTTTTTTAACTGCAGGATCTTGTACCATGTGTGCTTATCTCCTTTGCATATGAGCACATACTTATGTGGAGAGGCTGGAATTGGAAATCTACCCTCCCAAAACTAGGTAATGATAATGAGGAAGCCAACACGTCCAATGTTGATGATCCAAGTCTCAAAACACTTGGTACTAGCATGCACCTTGCAAGTTGTGTGTATGGGGGTGCAGAGGGAGATAAGGATCCATCCCCAACAGAAAATGTTAATCCATCTGTAGCTATTGATGCAGATTCAAATGTGGAGATGACATATAGAATTAAAACGGAAGCAGATGTCACAGGGTGTTCTGATGATGGGCCTGAATCTAGGAAGAATAACTTCAAAAGTGCAACCATATCGGATTCTACTGGCTGTGTTGATAAACCTATGAGCACTAACTCCCAAAGTGATGCCACATGGGATAATAACAGTTGCACTCACGAAGGACTGCAGATAACAATAGGATCCGACATCAAAGCGGGAACTGCTGGAAACCCTGGAAGTAGGGTGGAAGCTGGCATTGTGGGTTTTGTACCTCATGACAAGCTGCTACATGTTTCCTTAGTGGCTCAACATCCCAACGAGCCAGCAAGGTTGAGTGCACCTTGCACAGAGGGAATTCTTCAACTATGGAAACAAGCTGTTGACAATGGGAGTGCAGTTATTTTAGGTGGTTCCTCTTTGGATGATGACGTTGTTTATCAAAGGGCAGTTGCCCTTGCCCAGACTGCCGCACCTGGTCCTGTATTTAGGCATCGACCTAGAAGGGTAGTGTTTCAAAAGGTGGAGGTGCAAGAAACCAGGAATTTGAAAGTAATGGATGACACAATAGTTTCCCCAAAAGGAAGTGAGAAGAAGAGTTCTAATATTACAAGAGGGAGAGATTTCGATGGCCTTTATCAAGATGTAGTACCGCAAGGAAGCTTGAGAGTGGATGAACTTGCTAAACTATTAGCCTGATTCACATTAAACTTTCTGGCATTGTTGCCGTCCTTCGCAAAACTTTATTggtgtatttaaattttatttttcttcaagataaataaaatttagtatgAGGCATTCTCTTTCACTTGCATTCCTATGTTATCTTAATTTTCATCACTATTATGGATCTGTGTTTGCATTTCCAACATGTTGCACAAATCCTGTTGTTAATCTGACGACTGAAAccacttgtcaaaaaaaaaaatctgacgaTTGAAACTTCACTAGTATTCAGTACAATATGAATGCGAGAAACAATTgcaattattaaattattaaatcatgAGATTTCTTTACTGAGGACTCTAAACTTGCAATGTTGATTTCCCATCGGAGTCACCAGCTTGGTCTGTTTCTCTTACTATGTTTTTCCAGAACCAATGATTTTGCCAAAGCAGATACACCTCCTCAATTGGCACTTGCTTTGTTTCTggcaagaggaagaagatgaagcagCTCATGATGATGATTAATCCTCCGAACAGCAAGAAAATTCCATATTGCAGATGGCACAGTGACACCAGGAAACACTGTGCTATCAATGCAGTGAAGAGGAGGTTGACACAGACCACAACACTCTGACCAGCCGACCTTG harbors:
- the LOC121251055 gene encoding CRS2-associated factor 1, chloroplastic; translated protein: MALKWPIPCPIFTPPPLPVNPNSNPSQHRPSTEVRFSRWNNANAQKFEERRRAQKEIEDDIRRERRFESATRIADSHETDTITTTETFKSVGTPSFPSAPSIPGKRSKYSKNPNPDPKNVHPAFRRTQKTIKIPNFSQPQSQPRPAARDANITIGPDGVSYVIDGAPFEFKYSYTETPKAKPLRLREPPFVPFGPTTMPRPWTGRAPLPPSKKQLKEFDSFQLPPPNKKGVKPVQSPGPFLAGSGPRPARSREEILGEPLTKEEIADLVKACIKTKRQLNMGRDGLTHNMLDNIHALWKRRRVCKIKCKGVCTVDMDNVHQQLEERTGGKIIYRKGGVLFLFRGRNYNYRTRPRFPLMLWKPVPPVYPRLIRQVPEGLTHEEATEMRNKGQKLIPICKLAKNGVYCDLVKNVREAFEECELVRIDCQGINGSDYRRIGAKLKDLVPCVLISFAYEHILMWRGWNWKSTLPKLGNDNEEANTSNVDDPSLKTLGTSMHLASCVYGGAEGDKDPSPTENVNPSVAIDADSNVEMTYRIKTEADVTGCSDDGPESRKNNFKSATISDSTGCVDKPMSTNSQSDATWDNNSCTHEGLQITIGSDIKAGTAGNPGSRVEAGIVGFVPHDKLLHVSLVAQHPNEPARLSAPCTEGILQLWKQAVDNGSAVILGGSSLDDDVVYQRAVALAQTAAPGPVFRHRPRRVVFQKVEVQETRNLKVMDDTIVSPKGSEKKSSNITRGRDFDGLYQDVVPQGSLRVDELAKLLA